The Macaca fascicularis isolate 582-1 chromosome 5, T2T-MFA8v1.1 genome segment GGGTAGAGCCCATGATTCTGCATTTCTGagaagctcccaggtgatgctcaTGCTGGTCCCCAGAACTTTCAAGTCGCCTTTTTTAACATTATGACAATTTCCCTTGTTAATTACCCAGAAATATTATTACTTTATCCTTTTTTCTTACTGCTGGCCAGGCAGAGAAGTAAGAAAATAGCCACTGCTCTCAGGTcttaataatcagaaaaaaattaaaatttaatataaaagatTCCTAAAACATTCTATGATCTTCAGTGTGATATATctctatatttatatgtgtgtgtatacatatatatattcataaagtCTGATTTATCATGCTTTTATTGGTAAAAAGTTTCTCTCAACCACTCTTTCTCAGTCCTAGACTACAAAAATGATtgatttttccttaaaatgacCCTGAAGTTCTGCAAGATCCTAAACTCCCTGCTAAATTATCAAATAACTCATTTTCACTACAGTTGcataattaattttactttattgcagtctaattttttaaaatgttatcccAAACATGATGTACATGGTAATTCTCAGTTACTTCAAATACACTTCACTCAACAATGGAAATGGCATGAAAGTGAGGGatacttattcatttttatgaagaTTATTACATAAAACGAGcatatgtgaaaaaaatcagaagatacAGCCATTGACAAGTTAATCAGTTTATATCTTTGCACATTATCAGTTGTGAAAAATCCCAAGATATAAAGCTTTTTTAATCATAGTATCTCTCAGAGAGGGTGTGGGCCTTGTACCTTGCATCAAAGCACATTTTCCTCATGGAAAAATTTCCGAACTGAGTCTTCctcttctttaaagttttatttgatGTCAGTCACAAGATCAGAAGGATCATGAGGCGTGTCCCTGTCAATGACCAGCTTTTCAGTTCTATGTAGAGTCAATGGGCCCACTTTCTACTCCAGGTCCCTCAATACTTGAAAATTCTGTGTCAATAAGCGGTTTCAGAAATTTCTCAACCTTGGTTAATCTTTGTTTCAGTTTCTGCTGCATGGACTCATACTCAGCCAAGATTCGGGCAAACCTTGTTTGCAGGAGGTCTACTGACCCCTCCATTCGAGTAACTTTCTCTTCAAGATCTTTAGGATCACTGCCAGCATTTGCAATGTTTAGATCCAGTAGACCATCTTTCATTAAAATctgcttccctttctcttccagCATAGTTTTGGCATCTGGATACTCAGTTAGAGCTTCCATGAGGTCATCTTTTGAGAGACAGAACAGGTCTGAGTAGCCAATACTTTTAATATTGGCAGTTCGTCGATTGCCGGCTTTGCTCCCTTTAATATTAAGAATGCTGATCTCACCAAAGTAGCTGCCGTCGCTcaataccacaaactgagtgactCCATCATCTGCCACCACAGCGAGTTTGCCTTCCTTGATAATGTACATCTCTCGTCCAATATCCCCTTTCTTGCAAATATAATCTCCAGGACTGTAGACTTGGGGTTGCAATTTCAAGACCAACTCCACCAACAGACCAGCTTCACAATCAGCAAAAATGCGTACCTTTTTTAATGTGTCTAAGTGAACATTGATGGCAATTTCTGCTCTTAGTTTATCAGGTAGATACTTTAAGACTTCTTTCTCATCAACTGTTTTTTTGTTGGTCCACAGGTAGTCAAACCATTTAATAACCCTCTTTTCCATATCTTTGCTTACATTTCGAAAATGCATATATTGCTTGATAGCATCAATTCTTGCTTGAAATTCTGCTCTGGCCGCATTCATGTTGGAAATCATAGAACCTATGTTACCAACGATGGTAGCAAAAATTAGCACTCCAATTAGGAAATCAACCACCACAAAGACATACTCAGAATCCCTCACAGGAGGGGGTGTTTCACCAATGGTAGTCAAAGTCAGTGTAGACCAGTAAAGGCTGTATACGTATTTTCTAGCCAAACGGCCAAATTCAGGATCATTAGTATCAGGGTAGACCCATGTATCATTTCCAAATCCAATAGCTTTAGAAATAGAGTAGTACACACATGCATTCCAGTGGATAATGATGACGATGTACATAACAAGGTTGGAAATCCTGAAGATGTTTGGATAGTTTGTCCTTGTTTCTGTTCTCTGGAAGAACTCAAACATACGAGAGATTCGTAATAACCTGTTTAATCTAATTTCTGGATAGTTCCACCCTAACTTAAAATACAGCAAATCAGTTGGTATCAGTGACAGAACATCAAGTTTAAATTGTAAGttggatttatatttatttatgagttTAAGTTCTTCCTTTACCAGCAGTCCTTGTTCTAGgtaacctaaaataaaaaataaaataaattcagtgttTCTCCTTTTTATGTAATTGTGAATTTTTGTGAAGTAACTGTCAATTAACTTTGTTGAGgtcaaaagaaaaattcattttcaataaatatgactttaacaatgtaataaaatacaaatatcaatCAACCTATGGCTGTAGAAAATATTCTGCTGcagaaataaaaggtaaaattttgGCCAgac includes the following:
- the CNGA1 gene encoding cyclic nucleotide-gated channel alpha-1 isoform X2, translated to MKFRHAAQADLKFLGSIELPASTTQSVGITESRSSPRLECSGTISAHCSLCLPGSNMKLTMKKNIVNTQQSFVNMPNVIVPDIEKEIRKMENGACSSFSEDDDSASVSEESENENHHARGSFSYKSHRKGGPSQREPEEKKKKKKAKKSKSDDKNENKKDLEKKKKKKDKEKKKKEEKSKDKKEEEKKEVVVIDPSGNTYYNWLFCITLPVMYNWTMVIARACFDELQSDYLEYWLILDYVSDIVYLIDMFVRTRTGYLEQGLLVKEELKLINKYKSNLQFKLDVLSLIPTDLLYFKLGWNYPEIRLNRLLRISRMFEFFQRTETRTNYPNIFRISNLVMYIVIIIHWNACVYYSISKAIGFGNDTWVYPDTNDPEFGRLARKYVYSLYWSTLTLTTIGETPPPVRDSEYVFVVVDFLIGVLIFATIVGNIGSMISNMNAARAEFQARIDAIKQYMHFRNVSKDMEKRVIKWFDYLWTNKKTVDEKEVLKYLPDKLRAEIAINVHLDTLKKVRIFADCEAGLLVELVLKLQPQVYSPGDYICKKGDIGREMYIIKEGKLAVVADDGVTQFVVLSDGSYFGEISILNIKGSKAGNRRTANIKSIGYSDLFCLSKDDLMEALTEYPDAKTMLEEKGKQILMKDGLLDLNIANAGSDPKDLEEKVTRMEGSVDLLQTRFARILAEYESMQQKLKQRLTKVEKFLKPLIDTEFSSIEGPGVESGPIDST
- the CNGA1 gene encoding cyclic nucleotide-gated channel alpha-1 isoform X4, which encodes MKLTMKKNIVNTQQSFVNMPNVIVPDIEKEIRKMENGACSSFSEDDDSASVSEESENENHHARGSFSYKSHRKGGPSQREQYLPGAIALFNVNNSSNKDQEPEEKKKKKKAKKSKSDDKNENKKDLEKKKKKKDKEKKKKEEKSKDKKEEEKKEVVVIDPSGNTYYNWLFCITLPVMYNWTMVIARACFDELQSDYLEYWLILDYVSDIVYLIDMFVRTRTGYLEQGLLVKEELKLINKYKSNLQFKLDVLSLIPTDLLYFKLGWNYPEIRLNRLLRISRMFEFFQRTETRTNYPNIFRISNLVMYIVIIIHWNACVYYSISKAIGFGNDTWVYPDTNDPEFGRLARKYVYSLYWSTLTLTTIGETPPPVRDSEYVFVVVDFLIGVLIFATIVGNIGSMISNMNAARAEFQARIDAIKQYMHFRNVSKDMEKRVIKWFDYLWTNKKTVDEKEVLKYLPDKLRAEIAINVHLDTLKKVRIFADCEAGLLVELVLKLQPQVYSPGDYICKKGDIGREMYIIKEGKLAVVADDGVTQFVVLSDGSYFGEISILNIKGSKAGNRRTANIKSIGYSDLFCLSKDDLMEALTEYPDAKTMLEEKGKQILMKDGLLDLNIANAGSDPKDLEEKVTRMEGSVDLLQTRFARILAEYESMQQKLKQRLTKVEKFLKPLIDTEFSSIEGPGVESGPIDST
- the CNGA1 gene encoding cyclic nucleotide-gated channel alpha-1 isoform X1 — its product is MKFRHAAQADLKFLGSIELPASTTQSVGITESRSSPRLECSGTISAHCSLCLPGSNMKLTMKKNIVNTQQSFVNMPNVIVPDIEKEIRKMENGACSSFSEDDDSASVSEESENENHHARGSFSYKSHRKGGPSQREQYLPGAIALFNVNNSSNKDQEPEEKKKKKKAKKSKSDDKNENKKDLEKKKKKKDKEKKKKEEKSKDKKEEEKKEVVVIDPSGNTYYNWLFCITLPVMYNWTMVIARACFDELQSDYLEYWLILDYVSDIVYLIDMFVRTRTGYLEQGLLVKEELKLINKYKSNLQFKLDVLSLIPTDLLYFKLGWNYPEIRLNRLLRISRMFEFFQRTETRTNYPNIFRISNLVMYIVIIIHWNACVYYSISKAIGFGNDTWVYPDTNDPEFGRLARKYVYSLYWSTLTLTTIGETPPPVRDSEYVFVVVDFLIGVLIFATIVGNIGSMISNMNAARAEFQARIDAIKQYMHFRNVSKDMEKRVIKWFDYLWTNKKTVDEKEVLKYLPDKLRAEIAINVHLDTLKKVRIFADCEAGLLVELVLKLQPQVYSPGDYICKKGDIGREMYIIKEGKLAVVADDGVTQFVVLSDGSYFGEISILNIKGSKAGNRRTANIKSIGYSDLFCLSKDDLMEALTEYPDAKTMLEEKGKQILMKDGLLDLNIANAGSDPKDLEEKVTRMEGSVDLLQTRFARILAEYESMQQKLKQRLTKVEKFLKPLIDTEFSSIEGPGVESGPIDST
- the CNGA1 gene encoding cyclic nucleotide-gated channel alpha-1 isoform X3, which gives rise to MKFRHAAQADLKFLGSIELPASTTQSVGITDMKLTMKKNIVNTQQSFVNMPNVIVPDIEKEIRKMENGACSSFSEDDDSASVSEESENENHHARGSFSYKSHRKGGPSQREQYLPGAIALFNVNNSSNKDQEPEEKKKKKKAKKSKSDDKNENKKDLEKKKKKKDKEKKKKEEKSKDKKEEEKKEVVVIDPSGNTYYNWLFCITLPVMYNWTMVIARACFDELQSDYLEYWLILDYVSDIVYLIDMFVRTRTGYLEQGLLVKEELKLINKYKSNLQFKLDVLSLIPTDLLYFKLGWNYPEIRLNRLLRISRMFEFFQRTETRTNYPNIFRISNLVMYIVIIIHWNACVYYSISKAIGFGNDTWVYPDTNDPEFGRLARKYVYSLYWSTLTLTTIGETPPPVRDSEYVFVVVDFLIGVLIFATIVGNIGSMISNMNAARAEFQARIDAIKQYMHFRNVSKDMEKRVIKWFDYLWTNKKTVDEKEVLKYLPDKLRAEIAINVHLDTLKKVRIFADCEAGLLVELVLKLQPQVYSPGDYICKKGDIGREMYIIKEGKLAVVADDGVTQFVVLSDGSYFGEISILNIKGSKAGNRRTANIKSIGYSDLFCLSKDDLMEALTEYPDAKTMLEEKGKQILMKDGLLDLNIANAGSDPKDLEEKVTRMEGSVDLLQTRFARILAEYESMQQKLKQRLTKVEKFLKPLIDTEFSSIEGPGVESGPIDST